The Anopheles moucheti chromosome 3, idAnoMoucSN_F20_07, whole genome shotgun sequence genome contains the following window.
GCgttgtgtttatttgtaaACAAATGTAGCTGTTTATCGCGCACTCCACTGATTCGGCGGATCGTGTTTAAAGTTAACAGAATACTTGTTCCATGTGCGCACAAGAATCGAGTGAATATAGGGTACTATCGTGAACCGAAAGCCTTATCTCGATCGGATCCTCCTAAGAGCAGTAGAAAATGTATTACTTTTTTGAGAAGAGAAAGTGTCTAAACAAGAGAACTTTTCGAGTAAAAACCATTGTAAAATCAATTAATGTTCTATTGTACTTTCAGCTCGCGCTCTGTGCGAACCAAAGAAACGGCTTTCTTCGCTGTCACGACCAGAATAACTAAACTTCAACCCAACATCAAACATGCAAGATGGTCTCATTTCCCGCGCGGGAGCAACTATCTACAATGAGGCCTACTCAGGCAAAGGGCCCACCATCTATGACCCGATGGACGGCCCGAGTCAATACTCGCCAACGAAAACCTGTGCCCATCTGTCCCGACCATCTCCTTCGCCCGCACATACACCGAACGGTGATTTCAAGCTCTGCGGATACGAAGGCACGATGAACTCCTGCGGTCCGCTGGGAGATGAATGTGTACCAAATACCACCGGTAGCTCACTTGGTGCTGGTGCCGGTAAGGCAGGACTGGAATTTTGGTTAAGATTACGATACGACCTGACGAGCGTACCGTGGGAACAGTTGAAAGCGGTACAGCTGAAGAACCCACGTGCGGCACCCGGCTGTGCTTACATTCCGACAAAGGTAAATCGGTTTTGTGCGATAACCAGCTGCTTTCTTATCGGCAAGTGATGAAGATCGTGATTGTAGATTTATGGCAGAGATATCGACATCGACGAATCTTGCTGGAGATAATGTTACTTTAAAGTCTTTTGATAAGCTCACCGTCGAAAGGGCAAGTGATTGATGCTTTGCTGTCTGTAAATCATCTCCGATAAGGAACCTGCCGGTGATCGTCCATCAAATCTGCTATGAATCATTGCGCGCACTTTGTCCCGCTCAATTGGAGGTGATTAGCAACTAATGgctttttgtatttgtttttcgtttttaggTTGAACATATTGCTAACATAATCACACACGGGACCTGGGTGTTACCCTCGATGTATGCTGGATTACAGCTTTACGATCGAAGCCACACGCCAGCGCAAACGTTGGCCGCCGTCATTTACGGTGCCGCGCTATCCATGCTGTTTTTCGTATCGACTTGCTTCCACTGTGTCTGCTACTGCAATCACAATCGCCCACTGAAGGATGCACTGCATCGATGCGATCGTGCCATGATTTACATCTTCATTGCCGGCTCGTATTATCCGTGGCTCAGTCTAGGCCACACGACCCACCCACAAATCGTTTCAGTGGTAAAGTGGAGTGTTTGGGTTATGGCGGTGCTGGGTATTGTCTATCAGCAGGTAAAATATTGCCAATATCCGTACGATTAGTAGCAGTTTTCATACTTTTAATTCATTTATCCTTCGTTCCACAGATGTACCACGAACGGTACAAGTGTTTGGAAACGTTCTTTTACGTTGTCATCGGGCTCGGACCGTCGGTTGTGATTGTTCTCTGGGGCCACGAATTTACCGGAATGTCCGAGCTAAAGTTTGGTGGCATACTGTACATTGTAGGCATCGTGTTCTTTAAATCGGACGGGCTGTTTCCGTTCGCACATGCTATCTGGCATCTGTTCGTGGTTTTCGCTGCGTACGTACATTACTTTGCCATCATGACACACTTGTTCCCGGTCTCGAGCGCCATCGTTACGCCCGTGGTTGGATCCGTGGCTGGTTAAGGTGGCTACAACTAGCAGAAGAAGCTGATGGCGGACGGTGatatttatccttttttcaTCCATTCTCATATGCAAAGCGGGTATATCCGGAATGAACAAATTAATTGGTCGACgttaatgtttatgtttttttttgttcatacgACCTTGTGTTCATTGTTTTTATCATAGAGttggttattttttgtatAGTGTAACATAGATACTTTGAGGTGGGATAAGAAAGTGTACCTTTAAACTAAAGCAAACAATGTATACAAAGAAAGGCATACCCCACTTAGCAGAAAGTGAAAGTTTCTTAGAAAcgaataatatatttttaatgtaaaattttCGTACCAGTGTGGCGAGAAATGCCTGACGGAAAAATGCTAACGGTTCTCTATTTGCCCAGATATGTTTCAATCCTGCTCAACTTATTAGTATATTTCCAATTTTTAGGTACTAGGCATTTTTTTGTCTAATGGTAATACTCAACAAGGATGCTATATATTCTGTACTGTTTTTCTCGAAGCTTTTTCTTAAGTTAGTATACAGTTAGTATAACAAATGCACGAGATATCGATGTTCTAAGTGATAGACAGGGGTTAGCATAATTTTTGTCTTATTGTGATATGTAGCATGAGTAAGGAATGGTTATgattagtttaatttaattttatttttcgcagTTTTTGTACAAACATTATACCCATAAGCAAAAGCAGTACATTAGTCCCGAAAACCAACCCCGGAATTGATCAAGAAAACTGCGCATACTTCAACAATCACAGGAAAAAGGGGAATAATTATAGTACCAAAATATAATACATATAGTGCAAGCTTAACCACCGGTAAACAAATGTCGATGAGTAAAACGAAGCTCTCTAAGCGCGGGAGGAATGATAAGATGAAGTGGGTTGATATTAATATTAGAAAATGAAGGGATAATAGTAGACCACAACCGTAAATTCGGATAACTGAACATTCGTCTTACCGGGTAGTTGTCATATATCGGTTTGAAGTCTGATTATCGTTATTTAGGGCttataaacgaaacaaaattaaccGTCTGTAATGTATGGAGGGATGATGAGTGAACTCGTAGCCAAAACAATACACCGTTAATCGCTAGACCTTAGACTTTATCACAATCAATCGAATAGCGAAGGACTCTCTTGaataatacacacaaacaaatactCGAAAGATCACCATCCCACCTTTAAAATAGAATTAAATAACATTGTCTTGAATGAATACTACAAATACTAGTTTTGCTCAGCTTGGAACAACTATTACAAAATGGTATTTATTAGCAACGAATGTGTCCAAAATATTATATAAAGGAAACGTGTAGACGATTGGAATTCTCTTTGGAAACATCAACCATCTGCAAAAGTTAATCCAAACCACTAGCCAACCACTTACCAAACTAGCCCATCGAACGTGAATTGCAACAGTAGAAATGGTAATGGACAAATAGTGTAACCTTTGTATCGTAAATATTTCCTCCAAACCGGTTAATACAgttacaatatttaaaattcaatcaatattatatttaaaagaGTTTGCATTTCAGAAAGAAACTGTTTTTGGAACAAaacttttattaataaaaaacttTGCTAAGACCTTTCCCTTCAACGATTCGCCGTTTGGTTGTATCTTGAGTACGTGCGCCTGTTagtattcaatttatttttcatttcgtcaAAGCCAAACAATCAGGCGTTTTGAACCTGGTACAGCACTGGTCAATGGGAAGCATGTTCTAGCAAGTTCTAAACTCTATATCACTGTGCTAACATATTTTTGTcgataaaaaagaacattAGGAGACAACGTTAATTAATGAACAGGACCTTTCATAATTTCATGCAAACGACGAGTTTGTCGCTCCGAGTGACGGAAAAACTTATCCAACACATATTCGATCTCCTTGCGTGTGTGCAACGGTGGCCAAAGGGTAGTAATGGCGAAATGACTGCAAAAAAATGGGTAATTAGTATGAAAAGACTAATGAAAGGTGCGCTAATTGCTACGTACCGGTGGAACCGCATCGAATCGTAGGCCGAATTTTGCATCAACTCAAGCATTCTCAACTCGTGGTTGAACTGTTGCTCGTAAAGAACGTTATTTGCGTGATACCGTTGACGACAGATGGCCGAGCTGAAAGTAAAACCCGATTAAGTCATCATCGTGCCGTGGGGTGATGGGAATAAACAATCGAGCCCTCTATCTTACTATGGTGGCTGTAAATTGGTGTAACTGGGATGTAGACTTTCCTCCGATCGGTTCGatttgggtttctttttttcacccGACTTTCGTTTAGCCTCACGGCGTTTTTTACGCTGCTGCTGGAAACTGCTTCTATCCATTATGTGACGGTGAATTTGATATGAAGAGGCGCTACGTTGTTCGTTCCACGCAAATATACAAATGCGTACGAAGTTAAGAAATAAACACAATCACAGACGTTCTAAAAAAGGTTTTACTGTCCCACCAATATCACAGCTCGGAAGAAATAATCAAGATGCCAAACTGCACGTTTTTCCAACGCTATGGTTTCCATGGCAACTGGCACGGAATAGCACAGCAATCGATTTGTTTGGTTAATGTAGGTCAGCAAAGAGGGAAAACCCCGCCATCAGGGGGAAGAACTTTTGCCCCGAACATTTTTCTGATTGACGGTGGaatttgctttcgttttcatAATAATTCGCATCGGGAGCTTTTCGATGTTGAACGTTTATCGATCGGTTAGTTTGCAAAACAATGACAGGAAACAAGCAGCTCATATACTAATTATCGGTTGTCTGAAAACGTGATGGTCGTCCTTGCAAGGATTTTGGGTTTGAGCTTTCGAcattaaaaaacacacccacaccggTTTGCGCTTTATCGTTTGACGAATTTCCATGCCCATGATGTATGTTGTATGAaaaggtgtgtttttttttcaatacagTTTACATTAAGTTTCAGAATACAAAACGCCTCACCGAGGTGCAACAGTCGTTATTATTAGCTTTCGAAATATGTTTCATCAAAGTTGGCGTACTATAGTATCGATTGTGTACTATTGCATCGTAGCAAACTTTGCCCGGTAGGCGAATCGGTTGTAAACGGAGTTATGTGGTGCAGTGTTTCAGTTCCTAATAAGTACTTTTTtttgatacttttttttactgcaCATACATTGTGACAATGTTCCGGAACGCTTTCCAGCATAGATTCGTTACGGTGTTCAGTAGTGGCGGTAGCAAGCCACTTTCCATCTGGGACGTGCATACGAAAAATGGCCACGCTAGACGTGTGACCGATGAGCATACACGTTCGTTGGCCTTCGAGCTGACCGGCGTAAACGTCGCCACCACCTTCATGGTAGCACCATGCGCGCCCTGTCCATCGCTCTCAATCAAACTGCCGTTTCTTGTGATGTTGGTGAAAAATAtgaagaagtttttttccttcgaaaTTCAGGTGAGGCTTAGTGTGTGATTTTTCCTATTCTCCAATCCCGATATTGATTAATTCTTGCATCTATTCGGTTTTGTTGGACAGATTCTGGACGATAGACAATCGCTGCGCCGTTTACGTTTCTCCAACTACCAAAGTGTAACGCGTGTGGATAACTTCAGCACCTTCATACCATTATCTTTGTCACCGGGCTGGGGTCAAATACAGATCAACTTGGCTGATTTTACACGAAAAGCCTACGGCACAAATTATGTGGAGACGGTCCGGTTGCAAATACATGCCAACGTGCGTATCAAGCGCATCTACTTCTGTGATCAACTTTACACGAACGATGAAACGCCACCCGAGCTGAGACTGTTCCAACCGATCCGGCCAAATCGTATGATGGAGATgaaaaagcagcagaaacCGCCAAGGATTCCACACGAACCGAATGAAACTGTACGTCCGCCGACACCGGTAGATAGTGCTGATGTTACTAACCAGTTGGAGAATGAGCTTGCTTCTGCACAGTGTGCCGTCGGGACAGAAGTCTAAATTGCTGTTAAATAATTGAACGATAGCCAAGGAGATGCATTTTAGGACTAAATACGTGTTAGAAAGATTTTCTGTAAATTATCGGTTTGCGCATTCCACCATCAGTTTCCCAAAGGAGTTTGGGACCCCAGCTTAAGTTGTCTGGCTAATTCTTAAAATTGGTACTGATGACGTATAGcccattttattatttcagtGTTTTAGATTGATGTACGTGAAGCATTTGTATTGACATACACATTAGGCCTTAAAAGCATGTAGTTCCTATACTCAAATACTTCTCTGAGATGTGAATCTTGTGTAAAACAGGCGAAATGCGATTAGCTGTGTTTTAAAGGAAAAGGCTCAGGAGAATGTTTGGTTCCGTATGTGCGGAAGGGCAATGGAGGAACCACTAAAATGACGAGCACGAGACGATGAACTCTATAGCGAGTTACTTTTTACACCAAACACGTGGTTCATACAAATTTAGTAACTGATAATAGAAATTTTGAAATAGCAATGCGCCAGCACAAGATTGACATTTGGGAGCAAACGCAAACCAAAAGGCATAAACTGCAGACGTCAAGTTCGTACAACATTTGTCAACGCTAGCACGGCGAAATGTCTGTTTATATTTTTCCGAATTGTACAACGCTAATTCAGAAAGTTTCGCTAACAATAAATGCTATTTCTTACGTATTTTACCAGCAGCTTATCAGTGCGTGCTTTGCGGGATAAAATTTGTAATTAATATCAATC
Protein-coding sequences here:
- the LOC128302533 gene encoding monocyte to macrophage differentiation factor, translating into MQDGLISRAGATIYNEAYSGKGPTIYDPMDGPSQYSPTKTCAHLSRPSPSPAHTPNGDFKLCGYEGTMNSCGPLGDECVPNTTGSSLGAGAGKAGLEFWLRLRYDLTSVPWEQLKAVQLKNPRAAPGCAYIPTKVEHIANIITHGTWVLPSMYAGLQLYDRSHTPAQTLAAVIYGAALSMLFFVSTCFHCVCYCNHNRPLKDALHRCDRAMIYIFIAGSYYPWLSLGHTTHPQIVSVVKWSVWVMAVLGIVYQQMYHERYKCLETFFYVVIGLGPSVVIVLWGHEFTGMSELKFGGILYIVGIVFFKSDGLFPFAHAIWHLFVVFAAYVHYFAIMTHLFPVSSAIVTPVVGSVAG
- the LOC128304956 gene encoding cilia- and flagella-associated protein 20-like, with product MFRNAFQHRFVTVFSSGGSKPLSIWDVHTKNGHARRVTDEHTRSLAFELTGVNVATTFMVAPCAPCPSLSIKLPFLVMLVKNMKKFFSFEIQILDDRQSLRRLRFSNYQSVTRVDNFSTFIPLSLSPGWGQIQINLADFTRKAYGTNYVETVRLQIHANVRIKRIYFCDQLYTNDETPPELRLFQPIRPNRMMEMKKQQKPPRIPHEPNETVRPPTPVDSADVTNQLENELASAQCAVGTEV
- the LOC128304774 gene encoding uncharacterized protein LOC128304774, whose translation is MDRSSFQQQRKKRREAKRKSGEKKKPKSNRSEESLHPSYTNLQPPYSAICRQRYHANNVLYEQQFNHELRMLELMQNSAYDSMRFHRHFAITTLWPPLHTRKEIEYVLDKFFRHSERQTRRLHEIMKGPVH